The sequence GGGAAAGCCAAATGGAAACGGATCCCGTTCCTGTCGGATTTTTCCCTTGTGCTCGGGAGGAAGATCTGGAAGCTCAACTGGCAGATGCTGGGAGTTGACACATCACTTTGCAGCCGCTGCCGGCTCTGCTTAAAACTCTGTCCTGTTTCCAACATCCGGATGGGCGAGTATCCTGAACATCAGGGAAGATGCGAATACTGCATGCGCTGCATCTCTTTCTGCCCGAACCAGGCGATCACTTTCTGGAAGAAGCATGTCAAAACTTATAAAGCTGTGAAAGCTGAAGCCTTACTGGATTGAGTAGTCGGGTGACAGTTGCCGACTGTAGGGGCAACGCTTGCCGTTGCCCAATCTTCTCGAAGGAGCAGTAATGAAAAAAGCAGGCATCATCCGCTGTCAGCAGACAGAAGACATGTGCCCAGGCACTACTGATTTCAAGAATGCGGCGCAGGGCAGCGGGGCATTTGAAAAAACTGGTCCTGTTGAAATAACAGGCTTTACAAGCTGCGGTGGCTGCCCTGGTAAAAGAGCTGTAACCAGAGTGAAATTCATGGTGGAATGGGGTGCAGAAGTGATTGTCTTCGCTTCCTGCATATCCAAAGGAACACCGATCAACTTTCCCTGCCCGCATTTCCAGGTGATGAAAGCAGCAATCATCAGCGAAATCGGGCCTGAGATTGAGATCATTGATTTCACCCATTAATGCTTTCCTGTCGAATCTGAGTTATAATTATTAAATCAGGGGATTTTGAAAGGCCATACATGAACATGGAACTTCCGCGCATCAACAAAACTGTGATCGCGGTCACCTCACTTGGCGATTCAGAGGAAGAAAAGCGCTACTGGCTGTCTAAAACTGCTTCAGAGCGCCTGAACGCCATCGAACATAACCGGAGAATGGTTTATGGCATCCATAGAACTTCATCCAGACTTCAAAGACTTCTTGAGACTTCTGAACTCGCACAGATTTAGAGGACATTGAACATATCTCCTGACTTGCCAGGGGCTTCACACACAGGAAAATTAAAGGCATTCATATGCAGTCAAAGGAGGGATTTCTTCCACCCTTTGAGATCCCTCCAATCAGAGGGACTCCGCCCTCTGTCATATGATTGACAAGGGCTGGATTTGCCAATAATATTTTGATAGCAGGCAGTTAAAATTTACAAAGTCAGATATCGAACAAAACTAATCAGGATCCTGCAAAAGAGCTGGAATGACTTCTGCTCTACAGTGTTGCTGTTTGGAAATCATTTTCAGGCAAGATGCAGATGAAGGGAGCCATTTTGGACCCAATTACTTTAGCATTGATTGTTACGTACTTCGTTATCCCGGTTAGTGTACCTTTGTTGCTGCTTTTGCTTACTTCACCTATCTGGTGGCCCTGGACCGAAAAAAAGGCGCTAAGATTCATCAAGTTATTTGCCATGCCCTGGATTCCTATATTCTTCATTAATTTCTTGGGGATGTTTTTAATTATCTACATTGCTCATACACGCTTGTATTTTGCCCAACCTCGTGGTGGCCACTGGGGTTTTGCACCGGACAGGACAGAATGGAAGCCACCTTATTCAGAAGATCATCCGTTTAATTCTCGGGAGTATGAAAAGAAGAAAAAAGAAGCAGAAGAGAAAAACCGTCCACTGAAAAAAATATTCTTCGCACAGACCACTTGGGAAGTTCAAGCATTGCTCGATCAAGGCGTTGATGTAAATGCTGAGGACGAAAACGGAATCACCCCACTGATGTTCGCAGTTCACAGGCGGGACTTGACAATTACAAAATATCTAATTGGAAAAGGCGCTGACGTGGAGCATTTAGATGGTGTAGATCACTATCCGATTTTTCTGGAACTGTTTTACGGGAATTCAAATATTGTTATCAATTACCATGTGAAAGAGATTAAAAGCATGCCAAGCATGGAATTGTTAGAATTACTTGTACGTTCAGGTGCCGACATCGACCGCTTTTTTAAAACAGAATGCCAACACTGCAGTATTAACTGTGATGTGCTGAAAATGTGCAAGTTAATGCATGCCAAAGACAGTGACAAAATTAACCTGATAGGTGACGGGCATGAAAACAGATCAATACAAAAATGGACGATTTATACGTTTTTCATCGTATGTCCGATCCTGGTTTTTCTGAATTTTGCCAGAGCGGTCTGGCTTGATGTCAAGGGCGACTTGTATAAAAAGCAGTTATACTTCTCCTTTTTTATGCTGATTATTCTTGCGTTTATCAGCCCGTTTTTTGATTATCTGGATTATGCTGTGTTGATCAATGGCTTCAGAAATTTCCGCTTTGAATTAACGACTTTTTTGGCTTTCCTTTTGCCCAATCTGCTCATGATGTTCATTCTCTGGGCCAATTGCAGAAAAATCACAGCACTGCGGATGAGAAATATCCTGCCTGATTTTCATGATATTGCAGTAAAAATAGCGCTTCTGATCCTGTATGGTTTTTCTGCCATTGCCTTTCAGAGTTACATGGTGCTGCAAATCATTCTAAGAATAAATTCTTTTGGAGATTGGGCTTTTAGAAACTGGAAATAAGGGGGTGCAATGAAAAAGCTGAGCTGCCCGGCTGCGGGAGGCCGGGAGATCGGGGAAGATGGGGACGGTAGGAATGCGGCGGGATGGATTGCAGGGAGCTTGTTTGAGTTATAGAAGATTTTCAG is a genomic window of Candidatus Wallbacteria bacterium containing:
- a CDS encoding CGGC domain-containing protein — translated: MKKAGIIRCQQTEDMCPGTTDFKNAAQGSGAFEKTGPVEITGFTSCGGCPGKRAVTRVKFMVEWGAEVIVFASCISKGTPINFPCPHFQVMKAAIISEIGPEIEIIDFTH
- a CDS encoding ankyrin repeat domain-containing protein, with translation MKGAILDPITLALIVTYFVIPVSVPLLLLLLTSPIWWPWTEKKALRFIKLFAMPWIPIFFINFLGMFLIIYIAHTRLYFAQPRGGHWGFAPDRTEWKPPYSEDHPFNSREYEKKKKEAEEKNRPLKKIFFAQTTWEVQALLDQGVDVNAEDENGITPLMFAVHRRDLTITKYLIGKGADVEHLDGVDHYPIFLELFYGNSNIVINYHVKEIKSMPSMELLELLVRSGADIDRFFKTECQHCSINCDVLKMCKLMHAKDSDKINLIGDGHENRSIQKWTIYTFFIVCPILVFLNFARAVWLDVKGDLYKKQLYFSFFMLIILAFISPFFDYLDYAVLINGFRNFRFELTTFLAFLLPNLLMMFILWANCRKITALRMRNILPDFHDIAVKIALLILYGFSAIAFQSYMVLQIILRINSFGDWAFRNWK